In Miscanthus floridulus cultivar M001 chromosome 19, ASM1932011v1, whole genome shotgun sequence, the DNA window acaCGTGTTTCCCTCGTGTTTCAGGTATGTTGCgagtgtttcaactgtttcagaaagtatgttgcaaatgtttcctcTAGaagttacaaaagtagatctggtattGCACATGCATGGTGCAGTGGATCCCATCTGCAGCAGCCACCTGCTGTAGCTGTTGAGCCCGCCTGCATGCGTATGTGTGTGGAGGGGGCGCGAGCGGTAGACGCGAGAAACCGTGCGGGCGTAAGGTCAAGACGGAGTGGGCATGGGACATgggccccgttcgcttcactgaaaaaacatGGCGAAACACAGTTCTggttaatttgttgtgagagaaaaacactgtttcgctgaaaaaataagctgaaaaatacggattataagacaagcgagcATGGCCATGGAGCGAGCATGGAACACTACGCGGTGTGGGACCCCACGTGAAGTAGGCGTGCGGCGCGGGTGTCCGGACGCTAGCCCCGGTCTGAACGTCCAGGTGCTAACCTTTTTCAATTATTTTTAGAGACAGACAAATCAATCCATTTTAGAACAGGCTCTACCATAGGTGGACGGTAGCCCCACCTCTAGAAACAAGATTTACCGGTCCGTGCTCTCTCCATGTTCCTAAATAAAAGTCGTTTTAacgttgtcttaagtcaaacatttaaaactttgactacaaataaattcttttgggttgagtttgaaacTATAAAAGTGACATAAGTAGATTCATTTTGGAATATAGTATTATAAAAGTATTTAttaactatattttataaatattttatagcaaaaaatagcggtcaaagtttttttttaagacTATATCACTGTTAAGACGACTTTCTTTATAGACACGCAGGGAGTAAATCCTTCTCGGACAGTGGCAGCTGGCTCGGCAACAGACAAACGGTGCTGGTGGTTGGCTGTGACCGGAGTCGTCTAACCTTCGACCGACGCACGCGTCTGAGTGCAGGCTTCAGCGCAGAATTCCGAACAGCATCGCACGCGCACGGCAATGCTGTAGGAAGCATCACCGTGCAGTGCGTACGTCCCGGCCTGCCTAGTTATGTACGGTGAGGCGCATGCCGGCCGCCGCGCGCGTATGCGAGTGTGAGCGCCCAGGCGTCGTGTAGTCATGGTGTTTGGAAGTAGGGTTAAAATTTAATACTGTGAGTCACCTCGAATATTCGGATGTTAATTAGaactaaatatagactaattataaaattaattgtaCAAGAGTAGACTTATTAGCGAGATGAATCTATGAAGCCTaactaatctatcattagcaaatatttactgtagcacaacgttattaaatcatagactaattagacttaatagattcttttcataaattaACGttaatctatgtaattagttttgtaattagtctatgtttaacaGTATCGAAGATTCGGGTGGCTGAGGAGGCCTGAGGGCAGCGTGCCGCGGTGCAGGGGCGGGCTGGCCGCCGCGTACTTCCGTCCGCGTCCGTGCTGCGCTGCTGGATTGCTGGTGCATGTCTAGTGCGAGCTGGTGGGGCGTAGTAACTGCGCAGCGTACTAGTTGTACGCGCCTGGCCGTCCCTCGAGCTGCGCGTTCCACGTTCTCGCGACTGCACACACGGCTTGCCTGGACGCGGAGACATCGAGGGAGTACCGCGACTGTCAGATTGCACACACGACACGGCTGGCTTAGAGGGcgtttagtttcaggaagttggaattttggACTatcgtagcacttttgtttttatttagcaattagtgtttaaatatggactaattaggtttaaaatgttcgtctcgcaattttccactaaactgtgtaattattttttttcgtctatatttaatgctctatatatgggccgtaaacattcgatgtaataggtactatagcactttttaagATTTTGGGTGGAACCGAACACGCGCTTAGCCTTTTCGCGGTAGTTTCCTGTTTCGGTGACAAGAAAACAGGTTCATACCCTGTGCCCGCCTGCTGGGTTACAGACTGTGGCTGCACGTCCGGCCAGGCGCCCTGGCGTGACGCGGGTCCTCGAGACAGCGGGTTCtattaaagtcggctgaagtCGTTTTCCTTAGATAAAAATACGGTAGATCTTTAGATCCTAGTTCGTtagatttgaattttttttagataCGTAATTTTTATTATATATCCGGATGATCTATAATTTTTTAAGTATATGGAAAAACCAAAACGATTATAATCTGGGATAGAGGACGATGATTTTTAGCCGAAGGACATCCAGACGGGCAGCTAAAAGCGAGGGCTTAACATGCACAGATATCTAGATATCAAATATGAATAGATGTTGGATATTTGGTCGCCGGATAATCCAGATAGCTAGATTGGACATTCAACGATAAACTTCAGCTAGAAAGAATAAGTAAAGTATAGTTGGttatcttttcttttttgagAATTACACTGTATAACGCATATGTTTACAACACACGTATACTCACTCCGATGAACACACGTATGTAAACCTTATCCCTATGAGTATGTTCAAATGACTGAGCCGgtagatctcgagattcacaGTCACCACTGACGCCTCGTTGTCGAAGGGAGCGTCACCTACCACTGAAAACATAGCGCCATTAAATCCTGGAATAAGtccagaaaaatacgagcacccatACTAGATCGATGACTTGAACCCGGGTGGACTGGTTCCACCGTAAGGAACCACAGTTGGTTATCTTTTCTAAAGTAAATATAAGTATAAATTATGAACTAAGTTCAAATTCAACTTTATTAAAATATTTTAATGAACTTAAATTAAATTGGTAAAATGCAAATGGTCGGTTAACACAATTATTCTTTTGCTAAAAAATTTGAGAATAGTTTGATCTATTTGACAAAAAAAATGTCCTCTTAATATGagagaatttatatttttttagtgTTTTCTTGAAGTGTTTTGAAGAATTGAaaatatgtcacatatatatgtAGTTGTTACCTTTATTCGAAGAAATGTTTGTGACCGATCTTATCCAGCTCCGGATTGCCCCTTATTCTATAGATATTTATTCACAAACTGAAGCAATTCCGCAATCACATTCCATATTTTTCGTATCTGGCTCTgaagaaaaatatgaaaacaaatatggtGTGAACAATATCGTATGACCTGATCTGATTACATCCTAGGGCCTGTCCGTGGAACTAATCAGTAGCCCCTCAACCATTTTAGTCTGACTTAGTCGCTAAATTGTCAAACATGGGACTAAAAGAGGGACTAAAATGGGTTAGTCATGTAGTCCCATTAAGGGGTGGCTATTGCGACTACTAGTCCAAAAGGACAGCTCATGACCCTCACTCTCTCTCCTCCCTCACGAGGCGTGTGGCTCCCTCGCGTGGTCGCCCGCTTCTtccccgccgccgcgcccacacCCCATGAGCGCCACCCCTGCTCCCTCCACCTCGCTCTAGTTCTCTGTTGGGATGAAGGGAGGAGGACGCTGGGCCATCTCCCCCCATGACCCTGGCCATCTCCGACGCCGCCGCTGGAGCTGAGACCATGACCGTCGCCGCGCCCGTCTTTTCCACTGCGCCGCCCTGGCCCTCTCCGCGGACCGCGGTGGCCGTGGCTCGCGGATCAGGGAGCTTCCCATGGGGGGGGGCGTGTCCGAGGACACTAACGTGTTCGACAAAGAGGAGAAGGGGGCGTTCGACGGCGCACGAGCTTCTCGAAGCGCAGAGCAGCGGCAGACGAAGACGAGAAGGAGGAGGTGAGGGGTAGGTGGGTGGGGGCGTTTTGGTCTTTGTTTAACTGCCTTAATGATCTTTAGTCCCATTTAGCCCCTTGAACCAGATAGGTTTGTGAACTATAGTTAGTCCCTGTTTTAAGGTGTGTTTGGAtctagtgactaaagtttaggaggtgtcacATGGGGGTGTCGCATgcggtgttcggatactaataaaaaaataaattacagaatccatcagtaatccgcgagacgaatttattaagcctaattaatccatcattagcacatctTTACTGTagtaccatattgtcaaatcatggactaattagacttaaaaaattcatctcgcaaaacCGTCTCAATCTGTGCACttagtttcgtaattagcctatatttaatactccatgcatgtatcaaacatccaatgggacaacgactaaagtttagtaggTGAATAAAAACACCCCATGGTCTCTAGTCCCTGGATCAGTGAACTAAACAGGGCCCTAGTAGGGCTATTTGGCAAAGGATTAAAGAAACGATCTGTGGCTTCTAGAACTGTATGTACAGTAGTAACGTCCTACAGGTCAGCTTTTTACGTGTGACAGACGGATAGTAAACATGGTCCAATATCACAGTTGAATTGTACGGCTAGGACAGTGAATTCATAATTCATTGGAAAGAACCGTCCGGAGAGCTGCCTCAGCAGCAGTAATGACAAGTGGCTAGCGCCTAGCTAGGGAGTAGGGAGAGCCAGCCAAGTTCGCAACAGGACATGCATGCTGCCGGGTGCCGGGCCATCACCGCGAAACCAATCGTGCTTGCATTGCGTAGATTCAGATCCTCCGGCGGTCCGGCCGGCTGGCATTGGCAAATGGCAAGCCGCTGCCACTCCAGCACTGCACCAATACCACCGCACATGCATTCTAGGTGCGACACCCGGGGTCAATAATAGCAGCCGGAAGCCCACAGCGCGATGGAGTGCGTGCGACCTGTAATGCTCAAAGGAGCAGTGGCAAGACCGGGGGCAAGATTCCGCGGGCATTCATGGCGCCCGCGCGGCCCGCCTAACCTCTGGGCCTCGCCATGCATGCCTCGTACTGTAACGGGTAGAGGTTGCTGCAGTAGAGTATGCGTGTGCTAGGCTGCTACCTTGCTTGAGCGTGGCAAAGTACGCCGCCTGCCAGTGCCAGCGATAAATGGACGCCGGACTCGACCGAACAGCGGAAGCAGAAGCAGCGCACGGCAAGAATTGAAAACGGACGCCGCTGATAAGGCTGTGGTTGGCGCAGAGGGCGCACGCGGCCAGAAGCCAAGAGCCGCAGCGAGCCaagtcagcagcagcagcagcagattcaGAAAGTcaaggcacagcagcagcagcagattcaGAAAGTCAAGGCACACAACACGGGGCGTGCCCGTCCATGCATTCATCCATCTTTGCCAGTGAGGGCTTGCTGTAGTAACTTCACTTCATCATAAATTATTATTCAGGTAGAGTACAATGCTTGCTATAGTAATGCAATCGATCCAACTCGCAGTACATTTTGCCTTGTTTCTAAATGGATGGACACCAAGTAAATTATTGGTGGTTTAACAAATTtggtaaagaaaaaaaaaaagagaagggtACACGACGATCTAGAGGACCACGAGTACTATACGTGTGTGTAAATGGCCCGGGTTTAACCCGGTGTACCCTCACACAACCAACCTGTCCGGGCTGGAGCGCACCGCACACATGGACGCGTCAGTCTCGGCATTCAACGCGCCCGGCCTGGCCAGCACCACAAgctagtccaaaatacattttcgTCACGTCGTCGTCGGCCTCCTCCTCCGTCCTCCTAGACGAGACGAGATGCGCGAGAGAGGAAACGGGACGTGACAGATCAGGCGCGGTTTCATTACCTTACCTACGTGTACGTACACAAGGATCTCAGATCGATACCAGACAGATCAGGCGTCGGCTAGTGCTTGAGCACCTCGGGGATGTCAACGGGGTAGCGGCTGATGCTCTCCGCCCAGGGTCCCTCGGCGGTGCACGCCGGCGCGATGCACTCCCACGCCGCGCTGTTGCACTTGAACCCGGAGCCGAAGCCGATCATCCACACGCGGTCGCCGCGGCGCATGCGGCCCTTGGCCTCGATGTACGCCAGCTCGTACCACACCGAGCTGCTGGACGTGTTGCCGAACCGGTGCAGCGCCATGCGCGACGCCTCCACGTCCTGGTCCGACAGGCCCAGGCTGCGCTGCAGCTCGTCGATGACCGCGCGCCCGcccgcgtggatgcagaagtgcTCGAACGCCGTGCGGAAGTCGGGGAGGTACGGCTTCACGTGCCGGTTCAGCACGCGCCGCGCGATGAAGGACAGCGCGAACAGGAGCTGCTCCGACGCCGGCAGCACCAGCGGGCCGATGGCCGTGATGTTGGCCTTGAGCGCGTCGCCCGCGATGGTCATCAGGTCCTTGGACAGGTTGATCCCGCGGTGGCCCTCGCCGTCCTCCTCCTGGAACACGCACCGGTACGCGCTGTCCTGGGCGCCCGTCAGCGTGCGCACCACGCGGGCGAGCCGGAACCGGGCCCGGGCGCGGGAAGTGGACAGCAGCACGGCGGCGCCGCCAATGCGGAACAGGCAGTTGGGCAGCAGCATGGCGCGCTCCTTGCCCACGTAGTAGTTGGGCGTGATGGTCTCCGTCGACACCACCAGCGCGTGCGCGCCTTTCGGAGCGACCTGAAGGAAGTTCTTGGCCAGCCCGACGGAGATGAGCCCCGCGCTGCAGCCCATCCCGGACAGGTGCACGTTGCGGATGTCCGGCCGCATCCCGTACCTGTGGATGATCATGTCCGTGAACGACGGGATGGGCGCGAACAGGCTGCAGTTCACCACCAGGACGTCGATGGCGTTGGGGCTGATGCCCGTCTTGGCGAGCAGGTCGTCGATGGCCGAGAAGATGACCAGCTCCACCTCCGCGCGCGAGGCCTCCATGTTCCGGTACGGCGGGATGTAGTGGTGCGCCGGGGGCAGGCACGTCTCCTCCCCGAGGCCCGAGCGCTCCAGCAGCCGCGTCATGAACCGGACGCTGCGCTCGTCGATGGAGGCGCCCTCGACGAACGTCACCAGCTTGGCGTGCTCCAGGAAGGTGGCGAAGGGGACGCGGCAGTTGGGCCTCGTGCGGAAGCAGGCATAGTCCACCAGGTACACGGACCGGGGACGCAGCATCACGTACAGCGTCGCCGCGGCGGCCGCGACGAACACGGCGAGGAACACGTGCACCGCCCGGAGCGCCTGCAGCCTGCCGATCAGCTCGTCGGGACCGACGCGCGCCGCATTGACGACGGCCGCCACGGCCAGCGGCGCAGCGAGCACGGCGACGAAGTTGTTCACCACGTGCTGGTACAGCGGCTTGAGCTGCTTCAGCTGATGAGCCGCCGACGAGCCCATGCTGTTTGCTGTCTACCAGCTGGCGTGCGCGTGCTCGAGCGAGACCACTGGCACTGAGAGTGAGCTCACGACTCACACTCAGCAGCTAGTAGGCCTAAGCGACTGTGATCTTGGGAGCGGGAGGGAATGGGGAGGATTTAAAGCCGGTGGGATCAAGCCGAGCAAGGGTATTACCGACGCATGCATGTTGGTGTGGGCCACGGGGGGTCTTTACTCGCCCAGGCTAGCGTCCTGCTCCATCGGCATGGTTCACCGATAAATCTGATGAAATCATCATGCCGCTAATTAAAGCCCATGCTTGTACGCACTGATCTCGTCATCCCGAGACCCGAGGGCAGCAAAGCCATACGCGAATTTTAGAAATTGTCCTACACAATGGGAAGGTACAGTACTAGCAAATTGTAACATTTTTCTAAGGACACGTAACGATCCATTAAGACTAAAAATTACAAGCTAAAATTAGTATCAGTGGATCCAAACAGACTTGATAATAAACATACTAATTATTATTAGTTAGAGGGCTATTATCTATGTAAAAAAGCTAGATGGCAACCGGTTGTCTTGGAGCCATCCGACAACCGAATCTGTGGCCGTCGGATTGTAGTCGTGTGGCTCCGATCTCGTCTCGCTGCTAGCCCCTCGGTCTCCAATCA includes these proteins:
- the LOC136527871 gene encoding 3-ketoacyl-CoA synthase 6-like, encoding MGSSAAHQLKQLKPLYQHVVNNFVAVLAAPLAVAAVVNAARVGPDELIGRLQALRAVHVFLAVFVAAAAATLYVMLRPRSVYLVDYACFRTRPNCRVPFATFLEHAKLVTFVEGASIDERSVRFMTRLLERSGLGEETCLPPAHHYIPPYRNMEASRAEVELVIFSAIDDLLAKTGISPNAIDVLVVNCSLFAPIPSFTDMIIHRYGMRPDIRNVHLSGMGCSAGLISVGLAKNFLQVAPKGAHALVVSTETITPNYYVGKERAMLLPNCLFRIGGAAVLLSTSRARARFRLARVVRTLTGAQDSAYRCVFQEEDGEGHRGINLSKDLMTIAGDALKANITAIGPLVLPASEQLLFALSFIARRVLNRHVKPYLPDFRTAFEHFCIHAGGRAVIDELQRSLGLSDQDVEASRMALHRFGNTSSSSVWYELAYIEAKGRMRRGDRVWMIGFGSGFKCNSAAWECIAPACTAEGPWAESISRYPVDIPEVLKH